In a single window of the Coleofasciculus sp. FACHB-T130 genome:
- a CDS encoding efflux RND transporter periplasmic adaptor subunit encodes MSPDISAAQASRQQTSQKSTSQRQNQKIPLFILIFAVLGMPGLTSCGILPKAEAEAQSPRGQEGGQGKPTPVDVAIARSESLQEDVKFIGTTRPLREVSVQPQVEGRLLSLKADVGDRVAQGQIVAQLDDTTLLTSVNQAQAELATLQAEVARARTQVANARTQVEQAKVELQQTQRDAARLAGLARQGAIAQQQAELAQTEAQTAQQALLSAQAQVSTEQQAVVAAQGRVKAQQSVLAQNRERQSYSVLTSPISGVVVSKGLEPGDLANPGSEILKIGDFSRVTVVVPVSELELSNIRAGQSVRVQLDAFKNREFLGQVARISPAANVAARQVPVEVTIANPKGEIGSGLLARVSFASNASQRVVVPQTALQEAGERGRQGQGGQTQGRQAQGGQARSEGESASNSQENAKSSKATVFVVTREGQQPRVQARSVTVGDRVNGKVEILSGLKPGERFVSRAGKPLKDGELVSLSVLSETAKP; translated from the coding sequence ATGTCTCCTGATATATCTGCTGCTCAAGCCTCTCGGCAGCAAACGAGTCAAAAATCAACAAGCCAACGGCAAAATCAAAAAATTCCCCTATTTATATTGATATTTGCTGTTTTAGGGATGCCTGGGTTGACCAGTTGTGGCATTCTGCCGAAAGCAGAAGCGGAGGCTCAATCTCCCAGAGGGCAAGAAGGGGGGCAAGGAAAACCTACACCAGTGGATGTGGCGATCGCTCGCAGCGAATCGCTTCAAGAAGATGTAAAATTTATCGGCACGACTCGCCCACTCAGAGAAGTCTCGGTGCAACCCCAAGTGGAAGGACGGCTGCTCTCTCTTAAAGCAGATGTGGGAGATCGGGTGGCGCAGGGTCAAATTGTTGCCCAGTTAGATGACACCACCTTGTTGACTAGCGTGAATCAGGCGCAAGCAGAACTCGCAACGCTTCAAGCAGAAGTTGCCCGCGCCCGAACTCAGGTAGCGAATGCCCGGACACAGGTGGAACAGGCAAAAGTTGAATTGCAGCAAACACAGCGGGATGCGGCGCGACTGGCTGGCTTGGCGAGACAGGGTGCGATCGCGCAGCAACAAGCAGAATTAGCTCAAACCGAAGCTCAAACGGCTCAACAAGCTTTGCTCTCTGCTCAGGCACAGGTGAGTACAGAACAGCAAGCAGTCGTAGCGGCTCAAGGCAGAGTCAAAGCGCAACAATCTGTACTGGCTCAAAATCGCGAACGCCAATCCTATTCAGTATTAACTTCCCCCATTAGCGGCGTTGTCGTTTCTAAAGGGTTAGAACCGGGGGATTTAGCGAATCCAGGTAGTGAAATCTTGAAAATTGGAGATTTCAGCCGCGTCACAGTAGTGGTGCCAGTTTCAGAATTGGAATTGTCAAATATCCGGGCTGGACAATCGGTGCGGGTGCAATTAGATGCCTTCAAAAACAGGGAATTTCTTGGACAAGTGGCTCGCATTTCTCCGGCGGCGAATGTAGCGGCTCGTCAAGTGCCGGTAGAAGTCACGATTGCCAACCCCAAGGGTGAGATCGGCAGCGGACTATTGGCACGGGTCAGCTTTGCCTCAAATGCGTCCCAACGGGTCGTGGTGCCGCAAACAGCGCTGCAAGAAGCAGGAGAGAGAGGGAGACAGGGACAAGGAGGGCAGACACAAGGGAGGCAGGCACAAGGGGGACAGGCAAGGAGCGAGGGAGAGAGCGCTTCCAACTCCCAAGAAAATGCCAAATCTAGCAAAGCGACGGTGTTTGTTGTGACTCGTGAAGGGCAACAGCCAAGAGTGCAGGCTCGATCGGTGACAGTGGGCGATCGCGTAAATGGAAAAGTAGAAATTCTGTCGGGATTAAAGCCGGGAGAGCGATTTGTCAGCCGCGCTGGTAAGCCGCTCAAGGATGGCGAACTTGTAAGCTTAAGTGTTTTATCAGAAACCGCAAAGCCTTAG
- a CDS encoding efflux RND transporter permease subunit, which translates to MSGFSLSAIAIRRHIGTLMLTLSVLVMGVFFLSQLQVDLLPSITYPRIGVRVEAPGISPEVGVDEITKPLEETLSTTQGVVQVYSQTREGQVSLDLFFEPGGNIDQALNDATAAFNRGRSRLPSTIEDARLFKVDPSQLPVYEMALQSSSLGDADLRVFADEELSRELSVVNGVAAVDVAGGVEEQVRVQIDLNRLQALGVSLVDVLNALGDRNQDISGGRLQGNDSQTLTRTVGRFQDAQEISNLSFEVASSTPSPVGAQSPTLLPQSRVYLRDFAEVIDGTEDQRVFVYLNGQPAVKLSIQKQPDANTIEVVEGVKKRIEELRQSGVIPADMKLLPTLDESKFIRNSLNDVIVSAISGALLAAVAVLFFLGSLRQTLIISLTIPLCTLTAIVLMKFFDLSLNVFSLGGLALGIGQAIDTSVVIMENIAESIGMTPGTRTKQGLNKEEIIEQSIVSSQEVESAMIAATGANLVSVVPFLLIGGFFSLLFNELILTICFAVAASLLVALTVVPVLTSRLLAIRWSSRVGEFQLLRQFNRSFEAATGSYTRTLTRALPYRILIIAISVLVLGGGSLWMAGQIPQEILPRISTGQANLSAQFPPGTSVETNRKVMAMVDEILTKQPETDYVFSTAGGSLFGSSTSANPLRGSSSITLKSGTDVEKFVEKVTQELNKLNLAGIRLRLNPGQVRGIILTNSPVRGADVDIILQGNEDRPLQQAGRQVVQALDEQVKSATFRPDADPRQPEVQIRPDWERAEELGLTTQDIGQTIQTAIEGSVPTQLQRGNRLVDVRVQFNEESVQRASQLEELPLFVNNNSLVRLGDVATISEGQAPGEVQRINQRQVFIIAGSLSEGANLSDAFAEVDRVLENLQLPEGVTVLPSSAAETNQQLQNSLKTLGALSAFLVFVVMAVQYNSLIDPLAIILTLPLALAGGIIGLYVTKTAIGATVLVGAVLLVGIVVNIAIIMIELANQIREREGCDRQTAIIKAAPQRLRPIMMTTITTVLGLLPLALGIGEGSEFLQPLGIVVFFGMSIATILALFIIPCLYVLLHEVPGSQQVLKWQRSLSRKFARKTFSSDRKF; encoded by the coding sequence ATGTCTGGATTTAGCCTAAGCGCGATCGCCATCCGCCGCCATATCGGCACACTCATGCTCACATTATCTGTGTTGGTGATGGGAGTGTTCTTTCTCTCCCAACTCCAAGTCGATTTGTTGCCATCTATCACCTATCCGCGAATTGGCGTGCGGGTAGAAGCGCCTGGAATTTCCCCCGAAGTGGGAGTTGATGAAATTACCAAGCCGCTAGAAGAAACTCTAAGTACCACACAAGGAGTGGTGCAAGTTTACTCCCAAACCCGCGAAGGGCAGGTGAGTTTAGACTTATTCTTTGAACCGGGAGGCAACATTGACCAAGCGCTCAACGATGCCACTGCTGCCTTTAACCGGGGTCGCAGCAGACTCCCCAGCACCATCGAAGATGCGCGTTTGTTTAAAGTTGACCCCTCCCAGCTACCCGTTTACGAAATGGCGCTGCAATCCTCTTCCCTGGGGGATGCGGATTTGCGGGTATTTGCCGATGAAGAATTATCCCGCGAACTCAGTGTAGTCAATGGTGTCGCCGCCGTCGATGTTGCGGGTGGGGTGGAAGAACAAGTGCGGGTGCAAATTGACCTGAATCGCTTACAGGCGCTGGGGGTGAGTTTGGTAGATGTGTTGAATGCTTTAGGCGATCGCAATCAGGACATCTCTGGGGGTCGCTTGCAAGGCAACGACTCCCAAACGCTAACCCGTACCGTCGGACGCTTTCAGGATGCACAGGAAATTAGCAATCTCTCCTTTGAAGTTGCTTCCTCAACTCCCAGCCCAGTAGGAGCGCAAAGCCCTACACTTTTACCACAATCTCGCGTTTATCTAAGAGATTTTGCCGAAGTCATTGATGGTACAGAAGACCAGCGGGTATTTGTCTATCTTAATGGGCAACCAGCGGTAAAACTCAGCATTCAAAAGCAACCAGATGCCAATACTATCGAGGTGGTGGAAGGAGTTAAAAAACGCATCGAAGAACTCCGCCAATCGGGTGTAATTCCCGCAGACATGAAACTGCTACCCACCTTAGATGAGTCAAAATTTATTCGCAACTCCCTGAATGATGTCATCGTTTCTGCCATCTCCGGAGCATTACTTGCAGCCGTAGCAGTTTTATTCTTTTTAGGGTCACTGCGACAAACTTTGATTATTTCCCTGACGATTCCCCTTTGTACTTTGACGGCTATCGTCTTGATGAAGTTTTTTGACTTGTCTTTGAATGTGTTCAGTTTGGGAGGTCTGGCGTTGGGGATTGGTCAAGCGATTGACACCAGCGTCGTCATCATGGAAAACATTGCCGAAAGCATTGGCATGACTCCAGGCACTCGGACAAAGCAAGGGTTAAACAAAGAGGAGATCATTGAGCAGTCGATCGTCAGTTCTCAGGAAGTAGAATCAGCAATGATTGCTGCTACAGGCGCGAACCTGGTATCTGTAGTGCCATTCTTGCTAATAGGTGGCTTTTTCTCACTACTATTTAATGAATTAATTCTTACGATTTGCTTTGCAGTCGCAGCTTCACTTTTAGTAGCTCTGACCGTTGTACCTGTTCTCACATCTCGGCTATTGGCTATCCGCTGGTCGAGTCGGGTAGGTGAGTTTCAGTTGTTGCGGCAATTTAACCGTTCTTTTGAGGCGGCAACTGGCAGCTATACTCGCACTTTAACGAGGGCGCTGCCTTATCGAATATTGATAATTGCGATTTCGGTTCTGGTTTTGGGAGGCGGTAGCTTGTGGATGGCAGGGCAAATTCCTCAAGAAATTCTGCCTCGTATTAGCACTGGTCAAGCAAATTTATCTGCCCAGTTTCCTCCGGGAACTAGCGTGGAAACTAACCGGAAAGTGATGGCAATGGTTGACGAAATCCTCACAAAACAGCCCGAAACTGACTATGTATTTAGCACGGCGGGAGGTTCTCTTTTCGGCAGTAGCACCAGTGCAAATCCCCTCCGAGGTTCCAGCTCCATCACCCTCAAATCCGGTACAGATGTCGAGAAGTTTGTCGAAAAAGTCACCCAAGAGTTAAATAAACTGAATTTAGCGGGGATTCGTCTGCGGCTCAATCCCGGTCAGGTGCGAGGTATCATCCTAACGAACTCGCCAGTGCGGGGAGCGGATGTTGATATCATCCTCCAAGGAAACGAAGATCGACCGCTGCAACAGGCAGGGCGGCAAGTGGTGCAAGCCTTGGATGAGCAAGTAAAAAGTGCAACGTTTCGACCGGATGCTGACCCTCGGCAACCAGAAGTGCAGATTCGACCGGATTGGGAGCGTGCAGAGGAGTTGGGGTTGACGACGCAAGACATTGGGCAAACGATTCAGACAGCAATCGAGGGGTCGGTACCAACGCAGTTGCAAAGAGGCAATCGCTTAGTAGATGTGCGCGTACAATTCAATGAAGAATCGGTGCAACGCGCTTCGCAATTAGAGGAGCTGCCCTTATTTGTCAATAACAACAGCTTAGTTCGGCTGGGTGATGTCGCGACCATTTCCGAAGGGCAAGCGCCTGGAGAAGTGCAGCGGATTAACCAACGACAGGTTTTTATCATTGCTGGGAGTCTCAGCGAAGGAGCTAACCTCAGCGATGCCTTTGCAGAGGTAGATCGGGTGTTAGAAAATTTGCAGTTACCTGAAGGCGTGACTGTACTTCCTAGTTCCGCAGCCGAAACCAATCAGCAGTTGCAAAATTCTCTGAAAACTTTGGGGGCGCTATCAGCCTTCTTAGTGTTCGTGGTCATGGCGGTGCAGTACAACTCGTTAATTGACCCCCTAGCCATTATTCTGACTTTGCCATTAGCTTTAGCTGGGGGAATTATCGGGCTTTACGTCACTAAAACCGCCATCGGTGCTACTGTTCTAGTCGGTGCCGTTCTGCTGGTGGGCATTGTGGTGAATATCGCTATCATCATGATCGAGCTAGCGAACCAGATTCGGGAACGAGAAGGATGCGATCGCCAAACTGCCATCATTAAAGCCGCTCCCCAACGTCTGCGACCGATTATGATGACTACCATCACGACGGTTTTGGGCTTACTGCCGCTAGCCCTGGGCATCGGGGAAGGCTCGGAATTCCTACAACCTTTGGGCATCGTCGTCTTTTTTGGGATGTCTATCGCCACCATCCTCGCCCTGTTTATTATTCCCTGTTTGTATGTGCTGCTGCACGAAGTACCCGGAAGCCAGCAGGTACTGAAATGGCAGCGATCGCTATCGAGAAAATTTGCCCGTAAAACTTTTTCGAGCGATCGGAAGTTCTAA
- a CDS encoding GAF domain-containing protein — MSLSDNTQTMQHEIDQASLLHGITNRIRRSLELPEILTSTVAEIRSLLETDRVMIYRFHADGSGEVIAEAIDNNRLPSLIGLNFPADDIPPHAREMFLKARQRSIVDVSAGLIGLSSLDCAQTGTALKAEDVRYRPVDSCHIEYLTAMGVTSSLVVPILYHDARTQETQPELWGLLVSHHAESRSVSEQELQIVQLVADQVSIAIAQSTLLELACAQATREARINRVATLLHALPTIQLSEALTETVAAFKGCGGRIYIAAENPSQAILFACGDQPMLGAIGKDRPLEEHPVWQEYLKLQDTACNPIKAVTDLYKEPHLRVIAPAFRTTRIRGILIVPLQYRQQFLGYLCIFRNEIDTETLWAGNFDPDRRQLQPRNSFEAWRELKRGQAQAWTPGEIELAQALGHHFSMAIEQYLLYTQVQSLNSNLEHQIQERTVQLEQSLEFAKVLKQVTDQIRSTLDLEKILQSIVQEVRKLLSTDRVVIYQFTRSWQGEVVVEAVTGSWNSILGEIYEDECFPQEYASAYQQGRIRAVHNVAESDLHPCHIEFLLKIQVQANLVVPINMGEQLWGLLIAHECQAPREWKTAEIDLLQQLANEAAIAIQQAELYEQSRSAAATATAQAQQLEQAAEQQQALFGVITKIRESLDLNTIFKATTTEVRQLLGADRVAVFRLYSASGSLDDEFVSEDVLPALKPILGTKVYDRHFSQNYAVLYQQGRIQVVDDIYNAGLTDCHIELLEQFQVQAQLVVPLLKGDILWGLLCIHQCSQTRHWDVSEIEFVTQTAVQLGVAIQQAELLAQTQHQAEQLACALQELQQTQTQLIQTEKMSSLGQLVAGVAHEVNNPVNFIYGNLIHVGEYVKDLIDLLHLYQERYPHPDREVAKHAEAIDLEFIADDLPKMLSSMKVGADRIRQLVLSLRNFSRLDQAEMKRVDIHEGLDSTLLILQHRLKGKGNTPTIEVVKAYGDLPLVECYAGQLNQVFMNVLSNAIDALEQQNNWERSNHPMERGEAAGYLHHASDTDTALTSSDVKTSPAQITIRTFLKEEAERIKGEKIQEQEGRIKHETDSPIHPFIPHPANVVIQIIDNGSGMPEAVQAQIFDPFFTTKPVGKGTGLGLSISYQIVVEKHGGVFKCFSQPDKGTEFWIEIPVRPQN; from the coding sequence ATGAGCTTAAGTGATAATACGCAAACAATGCAGCACGAAATAGACCAAGCAAGCTTATTACACGGAATTACCAATCGGATTCGGCGATCGCTAGAATTGCCAGAAATTTTGACATCGACAGTCGCTGAAATTCGCTCATTGCTTGAAACCGACCGCGTGATGATTTATCGGTTTCATGCCGATGGCAGTGGAGAAGTGATTGCCGAGGCAATTGATAACAATCGCCTGCCATCTTTGATAGGGCTAAATTTTCCGGCTGATGACATTCCTCCCCACGCCCGCGAGATGTTTCTGAAAGCTCGCCAGCGCTCAATTGTCGATGTTTCCGCAGGGTTGATTGGTCTGAGTTCCTTGGATTGCGCCCAGACAGGTACTGCTTTGAAGGCGGAAGATGTTCGCTATCGCCCAGTAGATTCCTGCCATATTGAATATCTCACGGCAATGGGAGTCACATCTTCCCTCGTGGTGCCGATTCTATATCATGATGCCCGCACGCAGGAGACCCAGCCGGAACTATGGGGTTTATTAGTCTCTCATCACGCTGAATCGCGTTCGGTTTCGGAACAAGAACTGCAAATCGTCCAGTTAGTGGCAGATCAAGTTTCAATTGCGATCGCTCAATCTACCTTACTCGAACTCGCCTGCGCCCAAGCAACGCGGGAAGCGCGGATTAACCGAGTCGCCACCCTGCTCCATGCACTACCAACAATTCAGCTTTCTGAAGCCCTTACGGAAACGGTTGCAGCCTTTAAAGGTTGTGGGGGCAGAATTTACATAGCGGCAGAAAATCCAAGTCAAGCAATCCTATTTGCCTGCGGCGATCAACCGATGCTAGGAGCCATCGGGAAAGATCGTCCGCTTGAAGAGCATCCCGTTTGGCAGGAATATTTAAAATTACAAGACACTGCCTGCAATCCCATCAAGGCAGTGACGGATCTCTATAAAGAACCTCATCTGCGAGTCATCGCGCCAGCGTTCCGCACGACTCGAATTCGGGGCATCCTGATTGTCCCCCTCCAGTATCGTCAGCAGTTTCTGGGATACTTGTGCATTTTTCGTAATGAAATTGATACGGAAACTTTGTGGGCTGGAAATTTCGACCCGGATCGGAGACAACTGCAACCTCGTAATTCCTTTGAGGCATGGAGGGAACTGAAACGAGGTCAAGCACAAGCGTGGACGCCGGGAGAAATTGAACTCGCTCAAGCCTTGGGTCATCACTTCTCAATGGCGATTGAGCAGTATCTCCTGTACACACAGGTGCAGTCTCTCAATAGCAACCTGGAGCATCAAATTCAAGAGCGAACTGTCCAGCTAGAACAGTCCTTAGAGTTTGCCAAAGTCCTCAAGCAAGTCACAGACCAAATTCGCAGCACTCTGGATTTAGAGAAGATCCTACAAAGCATTGTGCAGGAAGTCAGGAAACTGCTAAGCACAGACCGAGTGGTAATTTACCAGTTCACCAGAAGTTGGCAAGGGGAGGTGGTTGTAGAAGCAGTGACAGGCAGCTGGAACTCAATTCTGGGAGAGATATACGAAGATGAATGCTTTCCTCAGGAGTACGCCTCTGCTTACCAGCAAGGAAGGATTCGAGCAGTTCATAACGTAGCTGAGTCAGATTTGCATCCCTGTCATATAGAGTTTTTACTGAAAATTCAGGTTCAAGCCAACTTAGTTGTCCCGATTAACATGGGGGAACAGCTATGGGGGCTATTAATTGCCCATGAGTGCCAAGCTCCTAGGGAATGGAAGACTGCTGAAATTGATTTGCTGCAACAGCTGGCAAATGAAGCCGCGATCGCAATTCAGCAAGCCGAACTCTACGAACAAAGCCGTAGTGCCGCTGCTACTGCTACCGCTCAAGCACAACAGTTAGAACAAGCTGCCGAACAACAACAAGCATTGTTTGGAGTCATTACTAAGATTCGAGAATCCCTCGATCTAAATACAATCTTCAAAGCAACGACCACTGAAGTCCGACAACTGCTAGGGGCTGACCGAGTGGCAGTATTTCGCTTATATTCCGCCTCTGGCTCGCTGGATGATGAATTTGTCTCAGAGGACGTATTACCAGCTTTAAAGCCGATTTTAGGAACCAAAGTTTACGACCGCCACTTTTCCCAAAACTATGCTGTACTTTATCAACAGGGTCGGATTCAAGTAGTTGATGACATCTACAACGCAGGCTTAACTGATTGCCATATCGAGCTGCTGGAGCAATTTCAAGTCCAAGCTCAACTCGTGGTGCCGCTGCTAAAAGGGGATATCCTTTGGGGATTGTTATGTATCCATCAATGCTCGCAAACGCGACATTGGGATGTCTCAGAAATTGAGTTCGTCACCCAGACTGCTGTTCAGCTGGGAGTTGCAATACAGCAAGCAGAATTACTCGCTCAAACCCAGCATCAAGCAGAACAACTCGCTTGTGCCCTCCAAGAATTACAACAAACCCAAACCCAGCTGATTCAGACAGAAAAAATGTCGAGTTTGGGACAGCTAGTTGCAGGTGTGGCTCACGAAGTCAACAATCCGGTTAATTTTATTTACGGCAATCTCATTCACGTTGGCGAGTACGTAAAAGATTTGATCGATCTGTTGCATCTATACCAGGAGCGTTACCCCCATCCCGATCGGGAGGTTGCCAAACACGCAGAAGCAATCGATTTGGAATTCATTGCTGATGATCTGCCGAAAATGCTGTCGTCAATGAAGGTGGGAGCCGACAGAATCCGTCAACTGGTGCTGTCTCTCCGGAATTTCTCTCGCCTTGACCAAGCCGAGATGAAACGGGTGGATATCCATGAGGGTTTAGACAGCACGCTGTTAATTTTGCAACATCGACTCAAAGGGAAGGGTAATACTCCTACGATTGAAGTTGTAAAGGCTTATGGCGATCTGCCCTTAGTTGAGTGTTATGCCGGTCAGCTCAATCAAGTGTTTATGAATGTCCTTAGCAATGCGATTGACGCGCTGGAGCAGCAAAACAACTGGGAGCGATCGAACCACCCGATGGAAAGGGGAGAAGCTGCTGGTTATTTGCACCACGCAAGTGACACAGATACTGCCCTAACATCATCAGACGTTAAAACTTCACCCGCTCAGATTACTATCCGCACCTTTTTGAAGGAGGAAGCAGAAAGAATAAAAGGTGAAAAAATACAGGAGCAAGAAGGAAGGATAAAGCATGAAACCGATTCACCTATTCATCCTTTCATCCCTCATCCTGCTAACGTGGTGATTCAAATTATTGATAATGGCTCTGGTATGCCAGAGGCGGTGCAGGCGCAAATCTTCGATCCTTTTTTCACGACAAAGCCGGTTGGTAAAGGCACGGGTTTGGGACTGTCGATCAGCTATCAAATTGTGGTAGAAAAACACGGCGGCGTCTTTAAGTGTTTTTCTCAACCAGACAAGGGCACTGAGTTCTGGATTGAAATTCCCGTTCGCCCACAAAATTGA
- a CDS encoding NADAR domain-containing protein: MTIYFYKFEDPYGCFSNFSPHNIYLLGQDWMTVEHYYQAQKFVGTEDEALIPAIASAKTPMEAAILGRDRTRRIRPDWEQVKTQIMREAVLIKFLTHLEIQSILLSTGDRPIVEDSPTDYYWGCGVEKTGQNHLGKILMSVRQEIRQRLGKK; this comes from the coding sequence ATGACGATTTACTTTTATAAATTTGAAGATCCCTACGGATGTTTTTCCAACTTTTCTCCTCATAACATTTATCTGCTGGGTCAAGATTGGATGACGGTGGAGCATTATTATCAAGCGCAAAAATTTGTTGGCACCGAGGATGAAGCGTTAATCCCAGCGATCGCTAGCGCGAAGACGCCAATGGAAGCCGCAATACTGGGACGCGATCGCACCCGCCGCATCCGTCCGGACTGGGAACAAGTGAAAACCCAAATTATGCGCGAAGCCGTGCTAATCAAGTTTCTAACTCACCTAGAGATTCAATCCATTTTGCTTTCGACCGGCGATCGCCCAATCGTGGAGGATTCTCCCACTGATTATTACTGGGGTTGCGGTGTAGAAAAAACTGGACAAAATCATTTGGGAAAAATCCTGATGAGTGTCCGTCAAGAAATTCGGCAACGGTTAGGAAAAAAGTAG
- a CDS encoding tetratricopeptide repeat protein, with amino-acid sequence MILAAGCLSFLTLGCQKSEADAKKYVDSGNTLAQQGKLNEAIADYNKAVEINPKDAESYNKLGTILVNQKKFPEASDAFQKAIANSPKNIELYHKLGFVQVQEKKLEEASATFKKAIEIDPKNAKSYNDLGFIQVNQGKLPEAAANFKKSIEIDPKNARSYNDLGVALGAQGDSKLPEATEAFKKAIEIDPKSADAHYFLGVALVKQGKLNEGVAALKKTTEIAPKAAPAYFGLGVALNQQGKKSESIEAMKKARDLFKEQGQTQQADQIDQGLKALGKQ; translated from the coding sequence ATGATTTTAGCAGCGGGATGCTTAAGCTTCCTGACGCTAGGTTGTCAAAAATCAGAGGCTGACGCTAAAAAGTATGTTGACTCAGGAAATACTCTAGCTCAACAAGGCAAATTAAACGAAGCGATCGCTGACTACAACAAAGCCGTTGAGATTAATCCCAAGGATGCAGAAAGTTACAATAAGTTAGGAACTATTCTGGTCAACCAAAAGAAATTTCCTGAAGCCAGTGATGCTTTTCAAAAGGCAATTGCAAATAGTCCTAAAAATATAGAGCTATATCATAAATTAGGATTTGTTCAGGTTCAAGAAAAGAAACTGGAAGAAGCATCTGCTACTTTTAAAAAGGCAATTGAAATTGATCCGAAAAATGCCAAATCCTATAATGACTTAGGATTTATTCAGGTCAATCAAGGCAAATTACCTGAAGCGGCTGCCAACTTCAAAAAGTCAATTGAAATTGACCCGAAAAACGCCAGATCTTACAATGATTTGGGAGTTGCTTTAGGTGCCCAAGGTGACAGTAAATTACCCGAAGCGACTGAGGCTTTCAAGAAGGCAATTGAAATTGACCCGAAAAGTGCAGATGCACACTATTTCTTAGGGGTTGCCTTGGTCAAACAAGGAAAGTTAAATGAGGGAGTAGCAGCTCTCAAAAAGACCACCGAAATTGCTCCGAAAGCAGCACCTGCTTACTTTGGTCTAGGGGTAGCTCTAAATCAACAAGGTAAGAAGTCTGAGTCAATCGAAGCGATGAAAAAAGCCAGAGACTTGTTTAAAGAGCAAGGTCAAACTCAGCAAGCTGACCAGATCGATCAGGGATTAAAGGCTTTAGGGAAACAGTAA
- a CDS encoding geranylgeranyl reductase family protein: MFDCIIVGAGPAGGTAAYHLAKGGRSVLVLEKDAMPRYKPCGGGVSPAIQEWFDFDFSPAISLKLKSLRYTWKMGDPVEVGLETGQPIWMVRRDVFDNFLMQQAQQQGAELRDNTEVTGIEFKSDRWQVNTANGPVEGRYLIAADGAKGPMAKWLDFKERKRRLAGALEAEIPAQNTNQQKIHFEFGMVKNGYIWNFPKADGYSIGVGTFIGGEPQDFKKILAEYAKSFGVEVNQSKQYGHPLSLWDGNQRLHTQNAVLAGEAACVVDPFTAEGIRPSMFSGLKAAEAIDKSLSGDGNALERYTSTIAEEWGSDMQWAQRLAGVFYRVPKIAYRVGVKRPGATERMGKILCGESRYSEVAESAIKRLSKSMIPGMGG; this comes from the coding sequence ATGTTTGACTGCATTATTGTCGGTGCTGGCCCAGCAGGTGGAACCGCAGCTTATCATCTAGCTAAGGGAGGACGTTCGGTTTTAGTCTTAGAAAAAGACGCAATGCCGCGTTACAAACCGTGTGGGGGTGGAGTATCACCAGCGATACAAGAGTGGTTTGATTTTGATTTTTCTCCAGCGATTTCCTTAAAACTCAAATCACTCCGCTACACCTGGAAAATGGGCGATCCGGTGGAAGTAGGGCTGGAAACAGGACAACCGATTTGGATGGTAAGGCGAGACGTTTTCGACAACTTCCTGATGCAGCAGGCGCAGCAACAAGGCGCAGAACTGCGAGACAACACTGAAGTAACGGGGATTGAGTTTAAGAGCGATCGCTGGCAAGTCAACACCGCCAATGGACCCGTTGAAGGTCGCTATCTGATTGCCGCAGACGGAGCCAAAGGGCCAATGGCTAAGTGGTTAGACTTTAAAGAGCGCAAACGGCGTCTGGCTGGAGCCTTAGAAGCAGAAATACCTGCCCAAAATACCAACCAACAAAAGATTCATTTTGAATTTGGGATGGTCAAAAATGGCTATATTTGGAACTTTCCTAAAGCAGACGGATATTCTATCGGCGTTGGCACGTTCATCGGCGGTGAACCCCAAGACTTTAAGAAAATTTTGGCTGAGTACGCCAAATCTTTCGGCGTAGAGGTCAATCAGAGCAAGCAATATGGTCATCCCCTTTCTCTATGGGATGGCAATCAAAGGCTGCATACGCAAAATGCAGTTTTAGCCGGAGAAGCCGCCTGTGTCGTCGATCCGTTTACTGCTGAGGGAATTCGTCCCTCAATGTTTAGCGGCTTGAAGGCAGCGGAAGCGATTGACAAATCACTCTCCGGGGATGGCAATGCTCTGGAAAGATATACCAGCACGATCGCCGAAGAATGGGGATCGGATATGCAGTGGGCACAACGCTTAGCAGGAGTGTTCTACAGAGTTCCTAAGATTGCTTATCGAGTCGGTGTTAAGCGCCCTGGTGCCACTGAGCGCATGGGCAAGATTCTGTGCGGAGAAAGTCGTTACTCTGAAGTCGCAGAGAGTGCTATCAAACGCCTCAGTAAGAGCATGATACCGGGAATGGGTGGGTAA